From a single Ursus arctos isolate Adak ecotype North America unplaced genomic scaffold, UrsArc2.0 scaffold_34, whole genome shotgun sequence genomic region:
- the MRPL40 gene encoding 39S ribosomal protein L40, mitochondrial, with the protein MALAALGVSVRALRSRSWLLGTWQTQVRDTHQRASLLSFWELIPMRAEPLRKKKRVDPKKDQAVKDRLKKRIRRLEKASQELIPIEDFITPARLLDKARQRPHVELPFEESERRALLLKKWSLYKHQEHEKEREAIRSMLESQQEALQELQLMSPELHAEATKRDPNLFPFEREGPDYTPPVSNYQPPEGKYHDITKVYTQVEFKR; encoded by the exons ATGGCCCTCGCGGCGCTGGGAGTTTCCGTTCGCGCTCTGCGCTCGCGGAGTTG GCTTCTGGGAACTTGGCAGACACAGGTTAGAGATACCCACCAGCGAGCTTCATTATTGTCCTTCTGGGAGCTCATTCCCATGAG AGCAGAACCTCTGCGAAAGAAGAAACGGGTAGATCCTAAAAAAGACCAAGCGGTAAAGGACCGTTTGAAAAAGAGGATCAGGCGATTGGAGAAAGCTAGCCAGGAGCTAATTCCCATTGAAGATTTTATTACACCTGCGAGGCTCTTGGATAAAGCAAG ACAGCGGCCTCACGTAGAGCTTCCCTTTGAGGAGAGTGAGCGGAGAGCTCTGCTTCTGAAGAAGTGGTCTCTGTACAAGCATCAAGAGcatgagaaggagagggaagccaTCAGGTCCATGCTTGAGTCCCAGCAGGAAGCTCTGCAGGAGCTGCAACTCATGTCCCCAGAGCTACATGCGGAGGCCACGAAGCGGGACCCCAATTTGTTCCCCTTTGAAAGAGAAGGGCCAGATTACACGCCACCAGTCTCCAACTACCAGCCCCCTGAAGGCAAGTACCATGATATCACCAAGGTCTACACACAGGTGGAGTTTAAGAGGTAG